The genome window TCCGCTGCCTTTCCTCCTGCTGAATATACTTTTCAATTTGTATATTTGCTGCATCTAGTTCGCCTTGTAAGCCTTTTGCCTTTTCTTTAATGTAAATCAAGATAGGGAAAGTTAATTGCAGAATTAAAATTGGGAGCAATATCCAATAGTCTTGCTTAAATAAATTGCCTGTGCCTTTCCAATAAACAATGAGAAACATAGCAGCAATTGCCATTATCCCTATCATAATGTGTACCTTTGACTTTGACCTTCCAATCAAATCAGCAAATATAAAACCAAATAGTAAGATTGAAGGTGATACTAAAACACCAAATAAAGTAATGATTGAAAGCCCGAGCAAAACAGCGGCAAGTAAACGCCAATCCTTGTACCAGAGTCCAATATAAAACGAAACAAGGAATACCAAGAGCAAAAAGAGATTTCCCCAAAAACCGAAAATAGTTCCTGAACGCAAAACGATATAGCAGAAAAATACAATGGATATCACATCGATAAGCAAATAGTTTCTAATTTGATCCCTAGGATATAATTTATTTATCATTACTTCTCCCTTCAATTAGTGAGATATGAGAGCCTTTACTGTACGCTGACGAATAAATTCCATTGGGCCAGCCCTAAAAGTACGAAGCCAAATGGCAGCGAACAAAATTTGCAATAATGAAATAATTAAAATTAGCATTATGATCGTCAATGAACCTGCTTTTCCGCCTAAAGCTAATCCCCATCCATAAAAGATAATAGAGCTTATAATATTTTGCATCAAATAACAGCTAAGAGACATTTTTCCGACATTTTCAAGGCTGCGCCAAAGCCATTCCCACTTACAATATTCTACCATGATTGAAATAAATGAAATATAGCCCAGCGATAATAATGGAGCGAACAAATAACGGACTGGTAAATCAAAAGCGCCTCCTGGGATAAAAATAAGCATATTTAAAGGCAATCCAAGAAAGATACCTAATTTAAAGAGCTTATTGCGCTGTCTCTTTCCATCCTCATCAGGAGAGAAAACTCCAGAACGCATGAGCAGAACTCCGAGTAAAAATAAAAAAATGTTCATAGGTATAATAAAAATGGCCTCAATTCTAAGTGGCAAAAAATTACTTAGGCGATATTGAACTTGCTCCAGCCAGCTTCCTCCATGATAGAGACTAACTACATCTCCAAAACTTCCTACCGATATATTCGCGAGCAAGCCTACTGCCAACAAAAACAATATAACAGCTGCATGAACACTCCCAATAATAATCATTATTCTCTTAATAAAACGTTCTCCACGTTTAATAATGAACACTACAAAAATTGCTGTCACTCCATAACTCATTAAAATGTCATATTCCATAACCAATGTATAATGGATGAATCCTTCAATGATTAAGAAAATGGCCGTCCATATATATACTCTAGGCCAAGCTTTTCCTTGTCTTATAGCTTGCTGATACTTCAGCTCCATCCCAACTCCAAACATTATCGTTAACAACCCTAGCAGCTTTCCGTTGACCAAGAACAGTACAATCATCCTGAACAGATCTTCTGTTTCCCACCAGCCAGAGTAGTTAAATGTCGTAATATAAGTTAAATCACCCAAGTGTCCAAAGATCCATATATTCGTTCCCAATGTCCCTAATACAGCAATCCCCCGCAAAATATCAAGCAAACGAATTCTCCCTTTACTCTCCATTATCCTCACTCTCTTCCTTTCGTGAATGTTTGTATTTAAATAATAACTTAAGAAAGAATGAGGATATATTCACACCTGTATGAAAAAAATTATGACACGTGTCATAATTACAATAATTGTCTATGCATACTCCACTCGGTAACTAATTATCTCTTTTCTAATCTAGATACATCTCCTTTACTATTTACTAGCGTTGGTACCGCCTAAAATAAACACGAGGTCCTGCCTAAACATATAGACAGGACCTCATAATTTTATTTCAGAGTTGTCGATTTTAAAAACTCCTGCGTCCGCTCCTCTTTCGGATGGTTGAAAAATTGCTCAGGTTTGCCGCGCTCGATAATTTTCCCATCGTTCATATACACAATCCAATCCGCTACTTCTCTAGCAAATTCCATTTCATGTGTGACAACAACCATTGTCATTCCATCTTGAGCCAATTCCTTCATGGTTGCTAAAACCTCTCCCACAAGCTCGGGGTCGAGTGCCGATGTTGGCTCATCAAATAGCATAATGTCCGGTTCCATCGCAAGTGCTCTAGCAATCGCAACCCGTTGCTTTTGCCCGCCTGATAATTTACTTGGATATACATCTGACTTATCCTCCAAGCCTACCTTATCCAGTAATTGTCTTGCTTTTGAGATAGCCTCCTTTTTGTCAACGCCCTTTACCATGATGGGTGCTTCGATAATATTCTCTAAAACGGTTTTGTGTGGAAATAAGTTGAAATGCTGAAACACCATTCCTACCTTTTCTCTAATCTTATTGAGGTTATCGGTAGCTGGATCGACTTCATTTCCTTCAATAATAATATTGCCGCTATCCTTTTTTTCTAAAAAGTTCAAACAGCGAAGGAGAGTACTTTTCCCTGAGCCGCTCGCTCCTATTAAACAAACAACATCGCTCTCGAAAACTGTCATATCGATATTTTTTAATACATGTAAGTCTCCAAATGATTTATTCAATTGATTTACTTTAATCATTTCCTTTGTGTCCATTGTCCTCTCCTCCTATCTGTCACTTACTGCTAACTTCTGTTCAAATCGGTTCACTATGAATGTCAACAGTGCCACTAGTAATAAATAGTAGACTGCTACAATGAGTAAATAGGTCATTTCGTCAAAATTATTAGACCCTAGTGTTGTCGCCACATTAAACAACTCATTCATGGAGATAAATGCGGCTAACGAAGAATCTTTTAAACTGATGATAAATTGGTTGCCTAAAGGAGGCAGTGCCCGTCGGAATGCCTGCGGAAGAATAATTCTCCTTAATGTCAGTGTTTTTGTCATTCCTAATGAGCGTCCTGCCTCCATCTGACCATTATCGACTGCCTGAATAGCCCCTCGAAGGATTTCGGAAATATAGGCTCCATTATGGAATGCGAGAGCAAGTGAAGCAGCCCAGAAATCAGGAAGGAGGAAAATCCCGCTAATTCCGAAGTAGAGGATAAATATTTGAACGATCAGCGGTGTTCCTCGGACCAAATAGACATATGCGTCTGAGATGAGTTCTAATACTTTTATTTTAGAAATTTTTAATAAGGCAAAGAAAAGTCCGATAACAATTCCGATTAAAATTGAAACAGCTGTCAGCTCTAATGTTAAAAGCATGGCTTTAATGAATACACCTTTTGTTTCCATCAGTGTTTGAAAAAAATGCGAAAAGCTTGGCATGTACCTACTTCCTTTCTTTCTATCGAATTGATTTATTCCGGTTTACTGGTAATGTCTTCACCAAAATATTTCATGCTAATCCGAGTTAGTGTCCCATTTTCTCGGAGTTCCTCCAGCGCTTCGTTTATTCGCTTCAATAGTTTTGGATTATCCTGTGGCAGCACGATTGCTTGTTCACTGCGCTCAATTAACTGCTGCTCTTTAATCTCAAACCCTTCCTTTGCAGCATTTTTCCCGGTAACAAAATCTGTGATTACCGCATCATGACGTCCGCTGCTTAACGCTTCTAAAGCTGTGATATCGCTGTCATAAGTTTTTATTTTGTCTGTATACTCAGAGGCTGTATCGGCATATGTTGAACCTTTTGCTACAGCTACTTCTTTTCCCGCTAAATCGTCCACGGTCTTAATTTGACTGTCCGGTCTGGTGAAAATTTGTGGTCCAGAGTAATAGTAAGGTGTAGTGAAGGAAACATGTTCGCTCCGTTCTGGATTAATCGTGTGGCTTGCAACGGCTGCATCGGCACGTCCTGTTTTTACCCCCTCTACAATCCCTTTGAATTTGATCCGCTTCTGTACCGGCTTAAGACCCAATTCTTTTGCAATGGCTTCCCCAACCTCAATATCAAAGCCTGACATGGTGAGGTCATCATTCATATAACTAAATGGCTTAAACTCACCAGAAGCAGCAAAAACAAATTGATCATTATGTACCAGTTCAGATCCGTCGGCAAGCTTCTCCTTCTCGGCACAAGCAGATAAAAAGCAGACCACGATCAAACTGAAAACCAATATTAACTTTTTCTTTAACCACATGTTGGCTATCAATCCCTTTCCCCCTCATTTATTTCTACAATACCCCTAGCTAAGTAACTTGCTCATGAAAGTAAATACCCCATTAGCTTCCCAACCAAACCAAGAGTGTCAGGCACCATTAAAGGCGCCTGACACTCTTGTTGCAATACATATATACACATTTCATTTATGTAGAAGGGGCAGGGGAGCAAAGGGGTACCTTCTGCCTTTCTTTCTCCCTAGGCAGAAAGTTTTTTTTAGATTTATTGACAAGCAGATTCCTCGCAACTAGATTTGAATTGCTTTCATATCGAACCCGTAAACCAACGATTACGGTAATATCTTATGAAGGATGCAAAACTTTTATTTCAATAAATCAAGTGGCTGCATATGAAAAAGTTCTAACCGAAAATAATTCCAACAGGTATTAAGAATCTTTTGCAACGTTTGCACAGAATGGCCTAGTACTCGAATTACTATTCCCCTATTTTCCAAAAAGCTTGCCCCGCCATATTCATCTAATAGATCATCGCCTTTAAGAACCTTATTCTGTATATGTTGCAAGTGTTCAGCCTTAATCTGCTCAGACAATATCCATAATGTGCTCATATGAGTGAAATCGCCTAAAACCCCGTTTTCTTTTAAATTTGATTCTGGCCTAAGGCGAATAGAATCCCATACTTGCAATTGCTCATCCCAATACATTTCGAATCTTGATTTCAAGCATTGATATTCAAATATCTCATCTCTTCCTACCCTGCCAGCTGTAATCGTTTCTCCTACTATCGCTTGCGCTCCTTCCGTCATATAAATGGACATTTTCCCGGCATAATTCGACCCTTTAAAAGGAATCAACGGTTCTTGCATATATTCAAATTTACTATTTTTTTCTAAGTGAAAAATCTGATTCTGGCGGCATTCCTCTTGCGTTAAAGACGGATGTAACTCCGTTGCAGACACATCGGTTAAAACTAAATGTGCCCCTTCCATTAACCGGCAGGAAATTTCTTGTCGGTCTCCATTAAACAGTCCAGGAGAGCTTGAGGTTAAATATACAATACTTTCACCATCTTCTCCTGAAGAATTCACTACGTTTAAAGGGGGGCGGCGAAAGGAATCGATTAGATAGTTTTTTTCTCCTATCACGCTAATCGTTCCTTTCCATTCACCAGTCATTCCCACGTTACAGATTTCCTCTACCCAAGTATTCTTGCACAATCCAGTTTGCTATCTCTGACACGCCTAACCCTTCTTTCATATTCGTAAAAAAGGTCGGTTTTTCGTTTCGTTGTTTTTTACAATCGGCTTCCATCAAATGCAAATCTACACCAACATAAGGTGCCAAATCTATTTTATTGATAATTAAGAGATCTGATTGTTTAATCCCAGGTCCACCCTTTCTCGGAATATCCCCTCCCTGGGCAACATCAATGATATAAAGAAAAACATCCGCCAATTCCCCACTAAATGCTGCAGCAAGATTGTCACCGCCACTTTCGATAAATATCAGGTCAAGCTTATCGATTTTCTTTGTTAGTTCCTCTGCCGCTTCTAGATTCATAGAAATGTCTTCCCGAATGGCCGTATGAGGACAACCACCCGTTTCAACTCCGATGATATGATGCGCTTGGAGCACGCCACTCTTTATCAGAAACTCGCCATCTTCTTTGGTATAAATATCATTGGTGATGACACCAACATGGTATCTTTCTTTTAAAACAGATGCCAATCTTTGAACAAGGGCGGTCTTCCCCGAACCAACAGGTCCTCCAATCCCAATTCGCATCGGTCGATCCCCTTTGAATTCTTGATAATCCCAATTAAAATCATGATGATGGCCCATAATTTTCACTCCTCAATTTATTATGAAGTATATTCAACCTCTTTGAACGGAAGCTTTTTTTCTCATGACATAAATAGCCTTGAGTATAACGTCTCATGCCGCATCGCTTCGATTTCTTGAATAATAGAATACGTGAATAAATCGTCTTCATTAGGGCTTGACTGAATAATTCTCTCTGCTTCTTCCATTAAAAGGGGGTACAGTTTTTGCAAAATCATCTGTGCTGCAGTTTGACCAATTACAGTTAGCCGTATCGCGCTTTGTAACAAATTATTAATACTTACATAGAGATGTGTGAACACCGATAATTCAGCCTCAACCTCTAAATAAGCAGTGATCCAGCCATGGACAATCGCAGCATTTCCAAAACAAAGCTGATCATCAATCCAGCGTGAATACTGTATCAACTCCGATTGCGGATATAATGTATGAACAGTCGATAAATATCGCTTTCCTATCTTAATACCGCCGTTGCGCGTTTCCGATGATATTTTACTTACTGTTAATTTCCGATCTAGCCGTTGAATAAGTTTCTCGGTGTCCTCTGGTTTTTCTTGATTTAGGAACTCTTTTATTTTCGCTTGATAGATAAGATATACAACAACTCCTTCTGTAGGAGCTAGACTTCCAGATATATAAGTTTTTAACCAACTATAAAGTTCAATGGGCTTGTTAATTTTATTTTCTTGAAAAGTTGTTTCTAAACCAAACGAATGAGAAAATGCTCCAGTTGGAAAAGCTGAATCGACAAGTTGAAAAAGAAAAAAGGTTTTTTCCATCACAATACCCCTAAAATAAGAAATAACGTTGCCCCATTGGCACACGGTCAACAGGGGGATTATGTATTGGCACTCCATTGAGGTATACAACGAATGTTTCGGGATCGATTTCGATGTTTGGCGTCTCATTATTTAGAATCATATCTTTCTTGCCGATCGTACGAGTATTGCGGATAGGTGAAATTATCTTCTCAAGACCTAATTTCTGAGGAACATTCCAGTCAATCGCAGCTTGAGACATAAATGTAATCGAGATGTTTTTTGGCACTTTTCCAAAGGAGCCGAACATTTGCCGATACGTAATAGGTTGAACTTCTGCAATAGCCCCATTTCCATTTCCAACAGCACTCGTTACAATTACTCCCCCTTTTACCACTATATCTGGTTTGATACCAAAAAATTCCGGTTTCATAGGACTAGGTCAGCCAATTTTCCCACCTCAATGGAGCCAACGATATACGATATACCATGTGTAATCGCGGGGTTTATCGTATACTTTGCGACATACCGTTTGACCCGAAAATTGTCGTTGTCCCCTTGTTCTTCCTTTAAAGGACCAAACTTCGCTTTCATAATGGATGCGGTTTGCCATGTCCTCGTTATCATCTCGCCCATATGTCCCATCGCCATAGAATCTGATCCCATTATACTTAACACGCCTAAATCATGGAGAATCCCTTCTGCCCCTTGTGTTTCTGGGCGTATTCTTGATTCCGCCATTGCTACTTGGGTCGGATCTTCCCTATTTAAATGATGGGCCACAAAGACCATGGCTAAGTTGGAGGCAGCGGTATTAATGGTGAATGGACGAGTCGGTGTCGTCGAACCTGGCATCACATAGCTTTCTTTGGCAATTTCCATAATATCAGGTGCATGGCCACCACCAGCCCCTTCCGTATGATACGTATGAATCGCCCTGCCGTTGATCGCACTTATCGTACTTTCAACATGCCCAGATTCGTTTAATGAATCGGTATGGATTGACACTTGAACATCGTACTCATCAGCTACCTTAAGACAACTATCAATCACTGCAGGCGTTGCACCCCAATCCTCATGAATTTTGAATCCAGCCGCTCCGTTTAAGATCTGCTCCTCCAAGGGTTTAAGCGACCATACATTACCCTTTCCCCATAACCCAACGTTTACTGGGAATGCTTCATACGCTTCTAGCATTCTTTGAATATTCCACTTCCCTGGAGAGATATTGGTCGCCCTTGACCCAGTCGCATTACCTGTACCGCCTCCAAGCAGCGTTGTAACTCCGCTTTGTAAAGCGATTAAGACAATCTCAGGAGATATTTGATGAACATGGGAGTCAACTCCCCCAGCTGTCACAATCATTCCTTCACCGGCAATGACTTCTGTTGATGCTCCAACAATCATATTTGGGCTGATTCCATCCATAATATCAGGATTTCCACCCTTACCAATTCCAGTAATACGCCCATTTTTTATGCCAATGTCCGCCTTAATAATGCCCCAATAATCTACAATAAGGGCATTGGTAATGATAAGATCAAGCGATTCTTTCCTTGTTGCTCGAGCGGACATCCCCATTCCACTACGAATCGTTTGTCCCATACCAAATCTTAATTCTTCCCCATACACGGTATAATCCTTTTCCACTTCAATCACAAGATTCGTATCAGCCAAACGAACTTTATCACCCACAGTCGGACCGTATTTCATGGCGTAGCTTTTCTTTGGAATGCTTTTATCACTTACTGTTGGGGAAGGTATGCTTTTAACAGGTCCATTTACATATCCTCTAAAACCATAAACTTCTTTACGTCCGCCAATCTCTACAAGCTCAACCTCTCTTATTTCTCCCGGGGGGAATTGCACATCTTCCCCAGAAGCAATATTCAAACGCATTCCTTTGGCAAGCTCTCTATTAAATGCCAGTCCTGGATCCGTCTCATAGAAATGATAATGCGAACCGACAAAGATGGGGCGATCGCCTCTATTAACCACTTTAATCACTCGAGTCTCTCTTCCTGCATTAATAGGAATTGAGCCCTTTTTTAAAATATATTCACCTGGTTTCAATGCCATTCTCCTTTCGATTATGGCTAATCGCCTTTTATCATGGTTGAATAGGATTATAAATTACGACTAGTTGTGTTCCATCTGGAAAAGTCGCTTCTACATTTATTTGTTTGACCATGAATGCAACACCATCCATTACATCCTCTTCTCTTAAAATTTTTCTGCCAGCAGCCTCTATTTCTGGAATTGTTTTGCCGCCCCTTCTAGCCATTTCCATTATTTCATATGTAATTAACGCCACTGCTTCGGGATAATTCAGTTTCAAACCTTCTTGTCTTCTTTTTTTTGCCAAATTCGCAGCAACTACAATCAGTAACCCATCCTTTTCACGTTCGGTAAGATACATCTTGATCCTCCCTTTATCATACTTGCTCATTAGGCATACAATTACTTGCTTAGTATCCCGATTCTGCCTGAAGATGTGAATACGCCTATTTTCAAATGTATATGATAGCGTGTATATAAAAATGTATTCGAGTGAAATATACATTTCGATTAATCTAGGACAAATGACTCTTATTGAGAGTCATCAACTATGGTTCGTGGAGCCTTACCATAAGTAAATGAGGTTTTTTAGATTGTAGGCATGTTCGGTTTTTTTAATGATTTAAGGGGATAATAGGGAAAACACCGTTTGTAGAGGGGCGTGGTCTTATGAAAGCAACAGATGTACTTGTTCAGTGCTTAGAAAATGAGGGGGTTGAGTATATTTTTGGCATCATGGGTAAGGAAACTCTTGACCTGATTGATTCATTATCTAAGTCTAAAAAAATTCAGTTCATAAATGTTCGTCATGAACAGAGTGCAGCTTTTATGGCAGATGTTTACGGCAGACTAACAAATAGGGTTGGTGTTTGCTTAGCAACTTTAGGACCTGGAGCGACAAATCTTTTGACCGGAATATCTAGTGCAAATCTGGACCATTCTCCAGTTGTAGCCATTACAGGACAAGCAAGCTTT of Oceanobacillus zhaokaii contains these proteins:
- a CDS encoding amino acid ABC transporter permease, whose product is MPSFSHFFQTLMETKGVFIKAMLLTLELTAVSILIGIVIGLFFALLKISKIKVLELISDAYVYLVRGTPLIVQIFILYFGISGIFLLPDFWAASLALAFHNGAYISEILRGAIQAVDNGQMEAGRSLGMTKTLTLRRIILPQAFRRALPPLGNQFIISLKDSSLAAFISMNELFNVATTLGSNNFDEMTYLLIVAVYYLLLVALLTFIVNRFEQKLAVSDR
- a CDS encoding urease accessory protein UreD, which produces MTGEWKGTISVIGEKNYLIDSFRRPPLNVVNSSGEDGESIVYLTSSSPGLFNGDRQEISCRLMEGAHLVLTDVSATELHPSLTQEECRQNQIFHLEKNSKFEYMQEPLIPFKGSNYAGKMSIYMTEGAQAIVGETITAGRVGRDEIFEYQCLKSRFEMYWDEQLQVWDSIRLRPESNLKENGVLGDFTHMSTLWILSEQIKAEHLQHIQNKVLKGDDLLDEYGGASFLENRGIVIRVLGHSVQTLQKILNTCWNYFRLELFHMQPLDLLK
- a CDS encoding urease subunit gamma — encoded protein: MYLTEREKDGLLIVVAANLAKKRRQEGLKLNYPEAVALITYEIMEMARRGGKTIPEIEAAGRKILREEDVMDGVAFMVKQINVEATFPDGTQLVVIYNPIQP
- a CDS encoding amino acid ABC transporter ATP-binding protein, giving the protein MDTKEMIKVNQLNKSFGDLHVLKNIDMTVFESDVVCLIGASGSGKSTLLRCLNFLEKKDSGNIIIEGNEVDPATDNLNKIREKVGMVFQHFNLFPHKTVLENIIEAPIMVKGVDKKEAISKARQLLDKVGLEDKSDVYPSKLSGGQKQRVAIARALAMEPDIMLFDEPTSALDPELVGEVLATMKELAQDGMTMVVVTHEMEFAREVADWIVYMNDGKIIERGKPEQFFNHPKEERTQEFLKSTTLK
- a CDS encoding urease accessory protein UreF; its protein translation is MEKTFFLFQLVDSAFPTGAFSHSFGLETTFQENKINKPIELYSWLKTYISGSLAPTEGVVVYLIYQAKIKEFLNQEKPEDTEKLIQRLDRKLTVSKISSETRNGGIKIGKRYLSTVHTLYPQSELIQYSRWIDDQLCFGNAAIVHGWITAYLEVEAELSVFTHLYVSINNLLQSAIRLTVIGQTAAQMILQKLYPLLMEEAERIIQSSPNEDDLFTYSIIQEIEAMRHETLYSRLFMS
- a CDS encoding transporter substrate-binding domain-containing protein; the encoded protein is MWLKKKLILVFSLIVVCFLSACAEKEKLADGSELVHNDQFVFAASGEFKPFSYMNDDLTMSGFDIEVGEAIAKELGLKPVQKRIKFKGIVEGVKTGRADAAVASHTINPERSEHVSFTTPYYYSGPQIFTRPDSQIKTVDDLAGKEVAVAKGSTYADTASEYTDKIKTYDSDITALEALSSGRHDAVITDFVTGKNAAKEGFEIKEQQLIERSEQAIVLPQDNPKLLKRINEALEELRENGTLTRISMKYFGEDITSKPE
- the ureG gene encoding urease accessory protein UreG — encoded protein: MGHHHDFNWDYQEFKGDRPMRIGIGGPVGSGKTALVQRLASVLKERYHVGVITNDIYTKEDGEFLIKSGVLQAHHIIGVETGGCPHTAIREDISMNLEAAEELTKKIDKLDLIFIESGGDNLAAAFSGELADVFLYIIDVAQGGDIPRKGGPGIKQSDLLIINKIDLAPYVGVDLHLMEADCKKQRNEKPTFFTNMKEGLGVSEIANWIVQEYLGRGNL
- a CDS encoding DUF418 domain-containing protein; the protein is MESKGRIRLLDILRGIAVLGTLGTNIWIFGHLGDLTYITTFNYSGWWETEDLFRMIVLFLVNGKLLGLLTIMFGVGMELKYQQAIRQGKAWPRVYIWTAIFLIIEGFIHYTLVMEYDILMSYGVTAIFVVFIIKRGERFIKRIMIIIGSVHAAVILFLLAVGLLANISVGSFGDVVSLYHGGSWLEQVQYRLSNFLPLRIEAIFIIPMNIFLFLLGVLLMRSGVFSPDEDGKRQRNKLFKLGIFLGLPLNMLIFIPGGAFDLPVRYLFAPLLSLGYISFISIMVEYCKWEWLWRSLENVGKMSLSCYLMQNIISSIIFYGWGLALGGKAGSLTIIMLILIISLLQILFAAIWLRTFRAGPMEFIRQRTVKALISH